Genomic segment of Truepera radiovictrix DSM 17093:
CTCGATCGCCGACCGCGGCTACGTGCTGCAGACCGGCGAGGTGGTGTTGTCGGGTCCGGCGCGCGAGCTGCTTCACAACGAGGCGATGAAGCGGGCGTACCTGGGTGACGTTTAAAAGCGGCGTCTAAGGGCGATGTCTGAGGGGTCGTGCGCGCGGGTCTTTAGGCCAACGCATCGGGGGCGGTGACGTCACCGCCCCTTTTGGTGTGCGCACCTGGGCGTGCGGCCCCTGCGACCGCGCGCAACCCGCCGAAGAGGGACGCCTCGGTGCAGACCTGTCAGGGACGCTGCACCGCGTGCGGCCTCTCTGGCGGGTTTGCGACGTCCCCCGGCGGACAGGGAGAGTCTCCCTAGAGCTGAGCGTAGCATGAGAGCGGGCGCTTAGTACGCGCGTACCGTGACCGCGCGGAGTACCCGCGCTCGAGCGTCAGGGTTCGGCGGCGCAGCGCACGTTTTTCGGGGCCGCGGCGTGCCAGAGTCTGTTGTATGAAAACCTCCAAAGTCGTGCTGGTGACGGGGGCGTCGTCGGGGATCGGGCAGGCGACGGCGACGCTTTTGGCGCGCAAAGGGTACCGCGTGTTCGGGACGAGCCGCGACGGCAAGGGGCCGCCGGGCGCCCCGTACGCCATGCGGCAGCTCGAGCTGTCGTCGGCCACGTCCGTCGAGTACTGCGTCAGGAGCGTTTTGGAGGCGGCGGGGCGGATCGACGTGCTCTTTAACAACGCCGGTTTCGGCGTCGTCGGGGCGGTCGAGGAGACGAGCCTTGAGGAGGCGCAGGCGCAGCTCGAGGTCTTTCTCTTCGGGGTGCACCGGACCACGAGGGCGGTGCTGCCCGCTATGCGCGCGCAGCGCTCGGGGCGGATCATCAACATGAGTTCGGCGGCGTCGACGTTGGCCATCCCCTTTGCGGGGCTCTACTCGGCGGGCAAGTACGCCATGGCGGGTTTTAGCGAGGCGCTGCGGCGCGAGGTGCAGGGCTTTGGCGTCTGGGTCTCCTACCTCGAGGCGACCACCATCCGCACCCAAGCCGCCGACGAGGTGCGGATCGCCGCGCAGCGGATCGCGGACTACGCCCCGCTGCGCGACCGGGTGATCGAAGACTTCCGGAGCGCGATTCGCCACGGCAAAGACCCCGAGCGCGTCGCGCGCACCGTGTTGAGGGTCATCGAGGCTAAACGGCCAAAGCTCGTCTACCGCGTCGATACCGCCTCGAAACTGCTGCCTATCGCCAAAGCGCTCGCCCCCCAACGCACGTGGGACGCGCTCTTCGGGCTTTACGGGCGGGCGCGGGGTGGGGTGGGTGGCCCTCGCGGGGCGTCCGCGCCCGCGCCGCGAGGGTGGGAGGTGGAGCCGTCGTGACGGGCCGTCGGCCGTAGCGGCTGTGACCCGGCGGACGCGGGGGCTGGCCCCCTCAGCCTTGAAGCTGGTGTGGGGCGGCGAGCCCTCTCGGGAGCTCCCGGCTAGCGGGCGAGTCCGGGCGCCAAGGGTGGCCGCAGCTGCTACGCGCTGCCCAGCTCCCAGGTTGCGCCCGGATTCGCAAACCGCTCGGGCGCTCAGAGCGAGAAGGGCCAACGCGCACCGTAGGACGCCTGTCGCAAAAACCCAGACCTTTTGACCGGGACCGTTTTGCCATAGAATCGAAGCTTGTCCGGGGGCGCTGCCTGCAGGCGACGCGCTAGGGCGTGGGCGCTGCCGGACGGGTGGCGCAGCGGAGCCCGCACAGAGGAGTTCTATGTCTAAAATCGTCGTGCAAAAGTATGGGGGCACCAGCGTAGGCGACCTCGACCGCATCCGCAAGGTCGCCTCGCGCGTCGCTCGCGCCGTCGAGGCGGGGGACAAGGTCGCGGTGACGGTCTCGGCGATGGGGCGCACCACCGACGCGCTCGTCTCGCTCGCCAAGGAGATCACCGCGCGCCCCGACCGGCGCGAACTCGATATGCTGATGGCGACCGGCGAGCAGCAGTCGATCGCGCTCCTTACGATGGCGCTCCACACGCTCGGGGTGCGCGCGCGCTCCTTTACGGGGCAGCAGGCGGGGTTTTTGACCGACAGCGCGAGCGGCGGCGCCCGCATCCTCGAGGTCAACCCGGAGCGGCTTCTTGCCGCGTTGGAGCACGACGACGTCGTCGTCATCGCCGGTTTTCAGGGGGTCGATGCGACGGGGATGATCACCACCTTGGGCCGCGGCGGCTCCGACACGACCGCCGTCGCCGTCGCCGCCGCTCTGGGCGCGCGCGAGTGCGAGATCTACACCGACACCGAAGGGGTCTACACCACCGACCCCCACCTCGTGCCGCGCGCCAGCAAGCTCGAGCGCATCGACTACGACGAGATGCTCGAGCTCGCCTCGCTGGGCGCCAAGGTGCTCCATCCGCGCAGCGTCTGGTACGCGCGGCGCTACGGCGTGACGATCCACGTGCGTTCGTCGTTTTCGTACAACCCGGGCACCTTGGTCGCTCGGTTTGACAAGGAGGCAGGTGTGAAGACAGACAGACCGGTGACCGGCGTCGCCCTCGACCGCAACCACGCGCGCATCGATCTCTTGGGGGTGCCCGACACGCCGGGGGTGGCCGCCAAGGTGTTTGGCGCTCTGGGGGCGGCGGGCATCAGCGCCGACACGATCATTCAGGGGGTACCCGGGGACGGGTCGCGGCAGCAGATGGCCTTTACGGTCAACCAAGACGTCGTCGAGGACGCCCTGGAGGCGGTGCGACCGGTGCTCGCCGAGATCGGTGGCGAGGTGCGAGCGGACCGCGACATCGCCAAGCTCTCGGTCGTCGGCATCGCCGTCGGGTCGACCCCGGGGGTCGCCGCCACGATGTTTCGCGCCGTCGCCGAGGTCGGTGCCAACATCGAGATGATCGCTACAAGTGAGGTGCGCATCTCGGTGGTGATCGAGGCCGCTAAGGCCGTCGAGGCGCTCCACGCGGTGCACCGCGCGTTCGGGCTCGAGCGCGACCCCGACGTGCTCGCCTGACGTCCCCGGCACGCCAAGAGGCCCTGGGGGGCGCCCAAGATGAGAAGCGTAAGCGCCCTATTGTATGGGGGGTTATGGTTACCTCGCGCCTCGCGTCGCAGGCTACGGAGCGACACCTATGCCCTCTTTGCTGTGCCCGTTTTGCCGCCCGGCTGGTCTACAGCCGCGCCAAGCGCTCGGGGCGAGCCACGAGCCACCAGGGGCCGCCGCGTAAGAGGGCGACGGAGAGGAGTGCGCATGAACACACGATGGTTGGCGCTCGCCGCGCTCGGCGCGGTGCTCGCAGCTTGTGGCCGCGAACCGGTCACGCCCGAGCCGACCCCCACGACGGTCGCTGACGTGCTCGAGGCGGAGGGCTTCTCGACCCTGCTCGAGGCCGTCAGCGCCGCTGGGCTCGGCGACACCCTCGCCGGTGAGGGGCCCTTTACGGTTTTCGCCCCTACCGACGCGGCTTTTGCCGCGCTGCCCGAGGGGGTGCTGGCGGGACTGCTCGCCGACCCCGACGCGCTTGGCGAGGTGCTGAGCTACCACGTGCTGGGGGCTGAAGTTCGCGCCGAAGCCCTTGCGGGGGCTGGCGACAGCTTTCAGACCACGGTGCAGGGTGCGCCCATCGGGGTGACGATCGGCGATGACGGGGGCGTCGCGCTGAACGCGGTCGCCACCGTGACGCAGACCGACCTGGAGGCGGACAACGGCGTCGTTCACGCCATCGACGCGGTGCTCTTGCCACCGGCGAGCGACTTTTCCGCAGAGCTAAGTAGCGACAACGTCGTGGTCCCCCCCGATGTCGGCTACGAGGCCGTCGACAGCGACGCGACCGGTTCGGTGACCGCCACGCTCGACGTGAGCGCCGAGACCCCCACGCTCTCACTGACGGGCGAGTTCTCGGGGCTGAGCAGCCCGCTCTTGGCGACCGGGGAGAGCCCGGCGCACCTGAGTGGCCCCGCTACCGCGGCGGAAAACGCCCCCGTCCTCTTCCCCTTGAGCGTGAGCGGCGACGCGCAGGAGGAGCCCGCGACGCTCAGCGGGGAGTTCGAGCTCACCCCCGAGACCTTCGGGTACGTCGTCAGCGGTTTAACCTACGTCAACGTGTTGAGTGAGACCTACACCGCCGGGGAGCTCCGCGGCCAACTGCTCCCCGTAGCGGCGCGGCCCATCGGGCAGACGACGTTCGCCGCCGAACTCAGCAGCGACAACGTGGTGCTCACCGACGACCTGCCTTATGACAGCGTCGACAGCGACGGTACGGGTACGGTCACCTTGACGCTCGACCCGCAGACGCTCACCCTCACGGCCGAGGGGACTTTCGAGGGCCTAAGCAGTGCGCCGCTCCCCATCGGTGAGGGCCCCGAGGCGACGCCCGTACACATCCACGAGGCGCCCGCCGGTGAAAACGGCCCCATCGCCTTCCCCCTCACCCTCGAGTCCGGCGACGAACCGACGAGCGGCACCATCTCCGGCGAAGCGACCCTGACCGAGGAGCAGGTCGCGACGCTTTTGAGCGAAGGCTTTTACGTCAACCTCCACACCGAGACCTATCCCGGCGGCGAGCTGCGCGGCCAGATCGTGCCTCTAGAGGTGAATTTGCCGGACGAAGGGTTGTAACGCGCGGCGTGAGGCTACGTAGACACGTAGAGCAGCGCTTCGGCGCTGCTTTTTTGGGATTTGCCTTCTGACCCGGACGTCTTGATACGAGGGGTGGTGCTTGACGTCGGTGCTGCGGGGGTGCCGAGCGCTCTTTGCGCCGAAGAGGGTGCTCTGGAGCTGCATGTACGTGTGTAAGCGCTGTAAGATTGGGCTCGGGAGACGCCGCGTGACGAAGCGAGACCTTACACCTCCAACCCCTGAGGACGCGACGAGCACCACGGGTGGTGTCGGCGGATGACCCACGGCGAGCGGCCCCGAGAGCGCCTCGAGCCGTGGCGACGTGCAGCAGCCCCCCCGACCGCCCCGCCTGCGCCGCGGGTGCGGCGAGAGCCTAAGCGGGGCGCCTATCTCGCCTTTTGGGTCCTTCTCTTCGTCCTCTTTCCGCTCGTCACGATGCCCAAGGCCCTGCTCGAAGCGGTGCCGCCGACGCTCATCACGTTTCCTGAAAACGGCTTTGCCGAGGTGCTCCTCCCCAAACTCGCGGTGTTCGTCGTCCTCTGGGGGCTGGGGGCTTGGTTATGCCTTAAGCGCTGGCGCTCGGGGCAATTTCGGCCGCTGCGTTCGGGTTCGCCCCTACGGGCCCCTTACTTGTGGCTCGCCCTGTTTCTCTTCGGTTCGACGGTCGTCAGCTTTTTAAACCCCTCCTCGTTGGGGTTGTCGCTGCCGCTCGTCAGCAGCCGCTACGAGAGCATCCTCTTCGGGTTGCTCGAGAGCGCCTGGTACGCGCTCGCCGTGTTGGCGGCCGGGGTCTTTTCGAGCCGGGCGCTAAAGCCCGCGCTGCCGCTGCACCTGCTGGCCGCCGGGGCGCTCGCGGCGGGGCTCTGGGCGCTCGCGGAAGCCTACGGCGTTCACCCCATGCGCCTCTTTGACGACACCGCACGGGTCGGTATCAACGTGCAGGCGACTCTGGGGCATCAGGGTTACGTCGCGGCCTTTCTCGCGGTGGTGCTCGTGTTCTGGGTCACTTGGCGGCTGCTGCAAAACCGTCTGCGCCCCTTTGATGTGCTGCTCGTCGCCCTCCTGACCGCCGCGCTCGTCGCGACCGGCGGGCGCGCGGGGGTGCTCGCGGCCGTCCTGACGCTCTCGGCGCTCGGCGTCTACTGGGTGCGCGCGCGGGGGCGTTCGCGCTACCTGCTGCTGCTGGGCGCGGTGATGCTCATCGCCGGCGCCTTGCCGCTACTCACCTCCTCTCACGCCCAGGCGCGCCTCGACCGCCTCGGCAGCGCGGTGCAGGGACGAGACCCGGCGACGAGCCACCGCCTGATCTTCTGGCAGGTCGGGCTGCGGGGGATCGCGCAGCGCCCGCTTAGCGGCTACGGCATCGATAGCTTCGGCAACGCCGCCTGGTTTTTCGCCTCCCCCGAGGAGGCGCGTGAGATGGTCACCGAGTTTTTACCGCGCGAGACCGCCGAGACCTCGTTGCGGATCGGGCGCCTGGTCCTCTACCGCGGTGAGGACGCGGGGCTCGTGCTGCAGTCGCTCGACCCCTACCGGGTGCACAACTACCTGCTCGACATCGCCTTTGCGAGCGGCGTCCCCGTCGCGCTGCTGTTTTTGGGGTTTGTTGCCGCGTCGCTGCGCGCGCTGTGGCGCGAGCGCACCCCGCTCGCGCTCGCTACGGCGCTCGCGCTCCTGACCTATCTGCTCTACGGTATGGCGTGGTTTGCCACCCCCAACGTCGACCCGCTCGTGTGGGGGCTTTTGGGGTTGGGGTTGGGGAGCCTCGAGCCGCGCCCGGCTGCGCCCGAGCACACCGGCGGTTCATAAGCCTCGTTGCCATAGTTCTTAAGCGCCTCTTAACTTGGGCTGGCATGCTTGGGTTGGCATGTCCAGGTCCGGCATGCTCGGGTAACCCCACGAGGCGTGGGGTTGCAGAGCCCCGTGATAGACTCCGCGGGGTCGACCCCGCCGGCGACCGGTGGGGGCTTGGGTGCACGCAGGTCGTCTGTCTGGCCGCAGTGCCCATAAGCCTTTGGTGGCTCGAGGTGACTTGTACCGGGCTCGTCGCTTCTCCCGTAGGTCGCTGTGGTCGATGCTCACCCCCCACGACGTTTTGAGGTGCACTATGTCTAGGTCCTATGTTCAGTCCGCCGCCCCGATCCGTGCGCGCGCACTTGCCGTGGGTTTTGCGCTTTTGCTCACCGCGTGCAGCCAGCAAGCGGCCCACACCCCCCCCGAGGTGCCCGCTTCACCCGCCGCGACGATCACCTGGTCGCCAGCTGCCCCCGCGCCGATCGGGCGCTTCGAGGCGCAGAGCGCCGTCGTCGGCGACAGGCTCTACGTCGTAGGTGGGTACACCGACGCCTCGATCATTCCTCGCGACTATAGCCTCCACGCCTACGACCCGCAGACGGACACCTGGACGGCGCTGCCGGACGCGCCCCGCCCGCTCACGCACGCGGGCGTCACGAGCGACGAGCGCTACATCTACTTCGCTGGGGGGGTGGTCGGCGCTACGGATCCGCGCGTGCTCGCCAAGTTCGACGCCATTGCCGAGGTGTGGCGCTTTGACACCGTGACCGAGACCTGGTCGGCGCTGCCGGATCTGCCGCAGCCGCGCGGTGCGGGGGCGCTCGAGCTCGTCGGGCGCACGCTGCACTTTTTCGGCGGCACCGGCACCGACCGCTACAGCTCGGTCGGTGACCACTGGACGCTGTCGTTAGATGACGTCGAGCGGGGGGGCGGCGTGTGGCAGGTCGCGGCGCCCTTGCCGAACCCTCGCAACCACTTGGCAGCCGTTGTATTAGACGGCAAAATCTACGCCATCGGCGGTCAACACGGCCACAACGAAACGCTCGTGACCCAGCGCGACGTGCACGTGTGGGACCCCGCGCAGCCGGACCGCTGGCAGCAGGTCGCGAGCCTCCCTCATGGGGTAAGCCACGCCGGCAATACGGCGCTCGTGTACGGGGGTAAGATCTACCTCGTCGGGGGGGAGGTCGTGCGCTTTAGGTCGTCCGATGCGGTTCTCGTCTACGACCCTGCGGCCGACCGCTGGAGCGCGACGACGCCCTTTCCGAGCGCCGAGCACTCGCTTTTGGGGGGCGTGATCGGGGACGCGTTGATCGTCACGGGCGGCTCGGACTTAAGCACGCGCACCCTGCGCGGCGAGCTGAGCGCGACACCTTGAGCACGACACCTCGGGGCAGAGCTTGGCCCCGCACCACCGCTTGGTGTAGCTGCGTCCCCTACGCCCTACCGGAGGATAGATGACCCTGACTCGCCCCCTCGCTCTCCGCGCCCTTTGTTTCACCCTCGCGCTGCTTCTGGCCGCTGCGTGGGGCGGGGGCGCCCGCGCTCAGGACCTCGGTGCCTCGCCGCTACTGGGCGCGGTCTCCCGCGTGCCACTCAGCCTGCAGCTCGGCGACGAAAACCTGTTCGGGCCGCGCGTGGGTTTTCGGGTCGGCGGCTCGCTCTACCCCGTACCGCTCCTTGTGCAGCGCGAACTCAATGTAGACGCCTTTGCCGACCTCACCTACACGCTGCGCGCGTCGGCAGGGGGGGCGCTGGCGCGCGCGACCGCCGCCCTCTACGCCGGTGCGGGGCCGCGTTACCGCCTGGTTAACTCCGCGCTGCTATTCGAGGAGGCGCCCGGCGCGTTCTGGGGGGTCGGTGGGGTGGCTGGCGCCGAGTTCCGCCTAGGCGCGCTCGGCTTTCCGCTCGCGAGCGCCTTTGCCGAAGCGGGGAGCGACTACGTTTGGCGGCAGGGCGAGGAGATCGCTTCGGGTCGCTTTAGCCCGCGGGTGCGCGTCGGGTTGGGGCTCCCCTTCGTCGGCGCTTTTTGACGAGCGGCACGGAACGCTTGCGGTAAGCTCGCCGCGCGAAGCGCCCCCGGGGAGCGGCGACTGCGGTATGGTAAGCGGCGTGCCCGAGACAGCTGCGCCGCCACAAAAACGCACGCGCACCCGCAAACGCATCGTCGTAGGCGTGTCGGGTGGCAGCGGGATGCTCTACGCGCTCGACCTCCTCCGGACGCTGCGGCCCTTGCC
This window contains:
- a CDS encoding SDR family NAD(P)-dependent oxidoreductase — encoded protein: MKTSKVVLVTGASSGIGQATATLLARKGYRVFGTSRDGKGPPGAPYAMRQLELSSATSVEYCVRSVLEAAGRIDVLFNNAGFGVVGAVEETSLEEAQAQLEVFLFGVHRTTRAVLPAMRAQRSGRIINMSSAASTLAIPFAGLYSAGKYAMAGFSEALRREVQGFGVWVSYLEATTIRTQAADEVRIAAQRIADYAPLRDRVIEDFRSAIRHGKDPERVARTVLRVIEAKRPKLVYRVDTASKLLPIAKALAPQRTWDALFGLYGRARGGVGGPRGASAPAPRGWEVEPS
- a CDS encoding O-antigen ligase family protein, producing MPKALLEAVPPTLITFPENGFAEVLLPKLAVFVVLWGLGAWLCLKRWRSGQFRPLRSGSPLRAPYLWLALFLFGSTVVSFLNPSSLGLSLPLVSSRYESILFGLLESAWYALAVLAAGVFSSRALKPALPLHLLAAGALAAGLWALAEAYGVHPMRLFDDTARVGINVQATLGHQGYVAAFLAVVLVFWVTWRLLQNRLRPFDVLLVALLTAALVATGGRAGVLAAVLTLSALGVYWVRARGRSRYLLLLGAVMLIAGALPLLTSSHAQARLDRLGSAVQGRDPATSHRLIFWQVGLRGIAQRPLSGYGIDSFGNAAWFFASPEEAREMVTEFLPRETAETSLRIGRLVLYRGEDAGLVLQSLDPYRVHNYLLDIAFASGVPVALLFLGFVAASLRALWRERTPLALATALALLTYLLYGMAWFATPNVDPLVWGLLGLGLGSLEPRPAAPEHTGGS
- a CDS encoding Kelch repeat-containing protein, translated to MSRSYVQSAAPIRARALAVGFALLLTACSQQAAHTPPEVPASPAATITWSPAAPAPIGRFEAQSAVVGDRLYVVGGYTDASIIPRDYSLHAYDPQTDTWTALPDAPRPLTHAGVTSDERYIYFAGGVVGATDPRVLAKFDAIAEVWRFDTVTETWSALPDLPQPRGAGALELVGRTLHFFGGTGTDRYSSVGDHWTLSLDDVERGGGVWQVAAPLPNPRNHLAAVVLDGKIYAIGGQHGHNETLVTQRDVHVWDPAQPDRWQQVASLPHGVSHAGNTALVYGGKIYLVGGEVVRFRSSDAVLVYDPAADRWSATTPFPSAEHSLLGGVIGDALIVTGGSDLSTRTLRGELSATP
- a CDS encoding CHRD domain-containing protein, translated to MNTRWLALAALGAVLAACGREPVTPEPTPTTVADVLEAEGFSTLLEAVSAAGLGDTLAGEGPFTVFAPTDAAFAALPEGVLAGLLADPDALGEVLSYHVLGAEVRAEALAGAGDSFQTTVQGAPIGVTIGDDGGVALNAVATVTQTDLEADNGVVHAIDAVLLPPASDFSAELSSDNVVVPPDVGYEAVDSDATGSVTATLDVSAETPTLSLTGEFSGLSSPLLATGESPAHLSGPATAAENAPVLFPLSVSGDAQEEPATLSGEFELTPETFGYVVSGLTYVNVLSETYTAGELRGQLLPVAARPIGQTTFAAELSSDNVVLTDDLPYDSVDSDGTGTVTLTLDPQTLTLTAEGTFEGLSSAPLPIGEGPEATPVHIHEAPAGENGPIAFPLTLESGDEPTSGTISGEATLTEEQVATLLSEGFYVNLHTETYPGGELRGQIVPLEVNLPDEGL
- a CDS encoding aspartate kinase yields the protein MSKIVVQKYGGTSVGDLDRIRKVASRVARAVEAGDKVAVTVSAMGRTTDALVSLAKEITARPDRRELDMLMATGEQQSIALLTMALHTLGVRARSFTGQQAGFLTDSASGGARILEVNPERLLAALEHDDVVVIAGFQGVDATGMITTLGRGGSDTTAVAVAAALGARECEIYTDTEGVYTTDPHLVPRASKLERIDYDEMLELASLGAKVLHPRSVWYARRYGVTIHVRSSFSYNPGTLVARFDKEAGVKTDRPVTGVALDRNHARIDLLGVPDTPGVAAKVFGALGAAGISADTIIQGVPGDGSRQQMAFTVNQDVVEDALEAVRPVLAEIGGEVRADRDIAKLSVVGIAVGSTPGVAATMFRAVAEVGANIEMIATSEVRISVVIEAAKAVEALHAVHRAFGLERDPDVLA